A stretch of DNA from Aspergillus flavus chromosome 3, complete sequence:
GATCTCCCACCCTATCCATGGCAACATGAAACTCGGCATTGGAATGAGAACCGTCTTGCGCGAGACTGGAGACTCCATGGAGAATCCTACCATGAACTGCTAGGGTTCCGTTGTACCGAGGTAACAGACTTAGAACCATCATGGAGAAATATATTGCATCTGGAAGACGTCTCCTGGCTTTCAGAGCATGTTCTCCAAGGTCAAGTAGTATTTCCCGCAGCAGCCTATATTGCAATGGCAGGGGAAGCAATCCAGCAACTGTCACGCACCAGGCAAGGGTATTCTGTCAGAAATGTAATCTTCAAGTCACCGCTTATCCTGGATGATTCCGCTTCATTGGAACTAGTCACCAGCTTAAAGCGGGTCATGCTCAATGACCTGACTGAATCGGATTGGTACGCTTTCTCAATTATGGCCCATGCTGATGATGGCTGGATTAAAGCTTGCATTGGCTATATCAGACCTGGTGCCAAGGTCAACGATGAATCCACCTTGAGAGAGCCAAGTGTATACTCGCGCTCTGTTTCTTCCGAGCGGATCTACCGGGCATTTTCGAATATGGGTTTGTTTTACGGACCCCGCTTCCAAGGATTGCGGGATATTACTGCAGACCCTTGTGGTGGCAGATCAGCAGCAACTGTAAATAACTGGGAGGAAGACTTCCGGAGTCATTATACAGTTCACCCGACTGTGCTCGACCAATGTTTGCAGCTCATCGGTGTCGCTGGCTCAGCAGGCTTAGAACGACGGATGGCCCAAGCCGCAATTCCAGCTTCACTCGAAAGCCTCTGTGTGACAAATTGTTCGAAAAACGTTGACCTCAAGATGGAGGCTGTTTGCGAGGTTGCCCCCAATTTTCAATGTAGCACAACAGCAATTTCTGAAGGGAAAGCCGTTATTGTGATGCATGGTGCACGTTTCTTCAACATGGGCTACACTCAAAGAAATGAAACTGGGACTCACGTTCCTTTAGCGGCGCAGATAAACTGGAAGCCAGACATCAACTTCCAAGCACCGCAGGACCTATTACCTGCGACCCCGTTCTCAAAAACCGCCGAGTTACTTGTCCAAGGAATTGCCAGGCTATCAATCTTATACATCCTCGAAACTGCTCAAAAAATAAGGGATGTAGAGCCCCGAGTCCCACATTTGCACAAGTGGAAAAATTGGGTCATGAAACAAGCCTCCGGGATATCTGAAGGACGGCAGGAATTGTTCCCAGAGTCATATGAATGGGCATCCTGGACATCCGCCCAAAGGCAAAAATATATGGAAAAGATATATCTTTCATGCAAGGATctagatgaagatggtggtgCCAGTCCTGCCTGCATGGAGGCGATTTTCAACAACTGTCTCGACATCATGGATGGCACGACCTCCGCAATGAGCCTCCTGATGGAGGGGGGCCTAATTGAGGGATTCTATCGCACCCCTCAGAAGGTCTGTGACTGGGATCGCTTCTTAAACCTCCTATGTCATTCAAATCCATCCCTAAGGATCCTGGAGGTTGGAGCTGGCACTGGAGCGGCGACAGCCCAAGCACTCCAATCTCTCAATGATAATGGAATACCCATGTACGCAAAGTACACCTTCACGGACATATCTCCTGCCTTCCTAAGAGCGGCCAGGGAAAAGTTTTCAATCGTCAAAAATATGGAGTATAAGGTGCTCGATATCAGTCAAGATCCGAAAGATCAAGGTTACAATTCGCACGAATATGACCTTGTTATTGCTTCAAATGTTGGTTACTGTCGCTGACCATGAGGCACCGATGCTAATACTTACTCAGGTACTCCATGCCACCCCGAAGCTAAGGGATAGTCTGGTGAATGTTCATGAGCTCCTGGCTCCAAATGGGCGTCTGATATTACACGAACTGCAACCAGGTAGGAACATTTCTGTGTAGTATCCCTATTAAGTCACTAGCTAACTCAACAATGAAGACGTTCCAATGGTTGACTTTATAATGGTATGGTTCAGTGGCTCCTTTTGTGCAGCATCTATTGATGTCCACCTCTGACATGGTATGGAATTTAGGGCACACTTCCAGCATGGTGGATCGGAGAGATGGATGGAAGACGAGACGCACCATATGTTAGTCCGGAAAGATGGGGCCAGGAATTACGCGACGCTGGTTTCCAAGGTGTTGAGGCCGTGATGCACGACTTGAAGCCACCTTTCCAGGTATCATATACAATGCTATCGTCAATCAGTGGCAGTAGCTCCTCTAAGATGGACGTTACCCTTCTCATTTCTGAGTCACCAGGTGAATGGGCCGGCATTGTGTTTCAGGAGCTCACCGCTTTAGGCTACAATGTCAGATGGGCAACACTTCACGACAAGCCTGTGGAGAATAATCTGATCATCTCACTACTAGATGTTGAGGAGCCCTTCCTGCACAGCCTTTCATCCCAACGTTATGAATCCCTTCTCAGATACCTGCTGAATATTGAAGGGTGCAGGTTAATCTGGGTAACCAGGCTGACGCAGTACGGTTGTATTGACCCCAACTATGCCCTTGTGCCGGGGTTTGCAAGGAGCCTGAGGCGAGAACTATCACTCTTGTTGTATACATTTGAGGTTGATGTGTTCAACACCGAAGCAGCACGGGCCCTTAGCAACATTGTTTCAAAGGCAGAGGAGGACCACAACAAGCCTCATGGGGTCCACGAATACGAATTTATCCTCTATGACGGTTGTGTCCACATTGGTCGGTGCCATTGGGGAGTGCAGAAGccagaaaagagaaacacaCCAATGCCATCTCAGAGTGACGGGGTAATGAAACTAACTATTACTACTCCTGCACTGTTAGATACCTTGCAGTGGGTTAAGGCCGAGGACTCTCGCTTAGAGGACCAAGATGTCGAGATAGACATGCAATATATTGGTTTAAACTTCCGAGTAAGCAGCATCCCGACACACATTTTCCAGTGAGACGGCACTCACTAACCCCTATTGCAATCGACAGGACATCATGGTATCTATGGGCCTTGTAGGATCCAAAGACCAGCTGGGAATAGAAGGAACCGGTGTCATCCGACGAATTGGCAATGGCGTGAGAGACCTTCTCCCCGGCGACAAGGTTATTGTCATGTCATCTGGCCTTCTGCGGACAAGAGTGATCATAGATCGCAAGAGGTGCTTCAAGCTGCCCCGTGGCATGTCTCTGCAAGACGGGGCCACTATGACATCTGTTTTTGCGACAGCCATATATTCACTACTTCACGTTGGTCAGCTACGAAAAGGCCAGGTATGATGCTACTGCTCTTTCCTTTCCAGGGACATAACAATCATGCTTCTGAACTCTCCTTTACTCCCTAAAATCTTTATTCCTTATTTGGCCTCACTAATTCGTGGAGTGTAGACGGTCTTGATCCACTGCGCATGTGGCGGGGTGGGGCTAGCCTCCATACAAATTTGCCAGCTTGTCGGAGCAGAGGTATGAACTACAACCCTGACTACTTTgggttttgttttttttttttctcactttttttttcaaaaGATTCCTCATAGCTGACGTCTATGTAAGATTTTTGCAACAGTgggaaatgaagagaaagtggAATACCTCGTAAAGCACCATGGTATACCCCGGACCAGTATCTTCAATTCCCGAAATGCCAGTTTCCGCGAGTCGTTGATGAAAGCCACCAACGGGCGAGGTGTGGATATTGTCCTCAATTCCTTGGCGGGCGAGCTTCTGCACGCCTCCTGGGAGTGTGTGGCTCAGTTTGGGAAGATGATTGAACTGGGGAAGCGGGATTTTCTCACCAACGGAATGCTAAGTCTCAACCCATTCGCAGGCAATAGAGCTTTTTTTGGGGTGGACATGCTGCAGCTCACGCAGTGTGATATGGAAGTTTTCAATGGGTAAGTCCTATGCCCAGCAGGGCTTTGCCTCATGTTCTTATACGCATGCTAAAATGGGCCAATCCAGCCTCGTGCGCCAATTTGAGGCGTGGTATGTCGACGGCAAAATCCAGCCTATCCAATCGGTTACACATTTCGATGCCAGTAAGGTTTCCGAGGCCTTCCGATTCCTTCAGAGAGGTACCCACATTGGGAAGGTTGTGTTAGCCATGCCGCACGATGGTATATCGCTACCTCCTGGGCCGGATTCACAGCACCATGTAGAGTTCTCCCCCGACGCATCCTATCTCTTGGTCGGGGGTCTTGGTGGTGTGGGCCGTGCTATATCTACCTGGATGGTAGAGAACGGCGCGCGCCATCTCACATACCTCTCGCGCTCGGCAGGAACAAATCCCGCCGATAAAGCGTTTATCAAGGAGTTACAGGAGCTGGGGTGTAGTGTCGAGTGTGTCCGTGGGAGCGTCGCAATCATAGAAGACGTCCGTAAAGCTATAACAAGATGTCGAATGCCATTGAAAGGGGTTTTCCAGATGTCACTTTCTTTAGAGGTATGTACAAGCTCTAAACGCTAAGCAGCGAGTCTCTTGGAGAGACAAGAAGATTAGGGGGTGAAAATAACGAACTCCACGCTAACTCAACATATACTACAGGATCGCCCATTTCCAGATATGAAATACGATGAATGGAAAGCTGCCCTTGCTCCAAAAGTCCAAGGAACGTGGAATTTGCATGACGCGGTGGCTGACATACAATTGGATtattttgttctc
This window harbors:
- a CDS encoding putative polyketide synthase; this encodes MGSYIDQTDEGLSPVAVVGMAMRLPGDIRTTQAFWDHIIQKRNASGSVPSTRYCADKFYHPDRSRSTRTTEGYFLSEDPAYFDAAFFSITAHDAARMDPQQRLLLEVIWECLENAGQTSWEGTDTGCFVGTFGEDWLDISHKDPQYIDRYHALGTGAFALSNLVSYVNDFRGPSLTIQTACSSSLVAVHEACQSLITNSCSAAIVAGSNLILTPTMTATMSNNMVLSPSGVCRTFDAAADGYGRGEAINAVFLKRLSDAIRDNDPVRAIIRSTASNCDGRSSILSTPSPESQMALIRTAYRKAKIDDIADTGLFECHGTGTIAGDKAEATALAGVLGGKGGILGAVKPNFGHSEGASGITSMIKAVLSLEHNIIPPTALFETPSPCISFEQDKLVVPTQVMEWPEHRRKRASVNGFGIGGANAHVILESCSEFGIQGEADTEETPINTAESREKPWLLVVSAKDKASLGSRISQVAEYMNKHPGSLQDLSYTLGSRRKHLPHRAFAIGDGQVTVGASDFRRSEAKSPTNIHFAFTGQGSQWPGMGKALMQKYPGVRSDIKLLEHALAAIPNPPSWSLEEKLCELDGSETNNPEFSQPLSTAIQICLANLLATWGIKPASVVGHSSGEIAAAYSSGAITASSAIILAYYRGKLASCHKGTGDMASVGLSQRDILPYLEDGVVVGCENSRQSVTISGDKGKVNHIVNRIRDDFPDAFCRKLHVDIAYHSPYMAALGPQYESMISGHIELSKARPMVPMFSSVVPGKITDPCTLDAGYWRRNLESCVRFHEAVKMLVDEWGGHNIVVEIGPHHGLSGPLRQIFQEYKPRCGLVYIPTLTRNDPDCETQLLSVAGRVHSEGAPIDFLSIHGPGRVVTDLPPYPWQHETRHWNENRLARDWRLHGESYHELLGFRCTEVTDLEPSWRNILHLEDVSWLSEHVLQGQVVFPAAAYIAMAGEAIQQLSRTRQGYSVRNVIFKSPLILDDSASLELVTSLKRVMLNDLTESDWYAFSIMAHADDGWIKACIGYIRPGAKVNDESTLREPSVYSRSVSSERIYRAFSNMGLFYGPRFQGLRDITADPCGGRSAATVNNWEEDFRSHYTVHPTVLDQCLQLIGVAGSAGLERRMAQAAIPASLESLCVTNCSKNVDLKMEAVCEVAPNFQCSTTAISEGKAVIVMHGARFFNMGYTQRNETGTHVPLAAQINWKPDINFQAPQDLLPATPFSKTAELLVQGIARLSILYILETAQKIRDVEPRVPHLHKWKNWVMKQASGISEGRQELFPESYEWASWTSAQRQKYMEKIYLSCKDLDEDGGASPACMEAIFNNCLDIMDGTTSAMSLLMEGGLIEGFYRTPQKVCDWDRFLNLLCHSNPSLRILEVGAGTGAATAQALQSLNDNGIPMYAKYTFTDISPAFLRAAREKFSIVKNMEYKVLDISQDPKDQGYNSHEYDLVIASNVLHATPKLRDSLVNVHELLAPNGRLILHELQPDVPMVDFIMGTLPAWWIGEMDGRRDAPYVSPERWGQELRDAGFQGVEAVMHDLKPPFQVSYTMLSSISGSSSSKMDVTLLISESPGEWAGIVFQELTALGYNVRWATLHDKPVENNLIISLLDVEEPFLHSLSSQRYESLLRYLLNIEGCRLIWVTRLTQYGCIDPNYALVPGFARSLRRELSLLLYTFEVDVFNTEAARALSNIVSKAEEDHNKPHGVHEYEFILYDGCVHIGRCHWGVQKPEKRNTPMPSQSDGVMKLTITTPALLDTLQWVKAEDSRLEDQDVEIDMQYIGLNFRDIMVSMGLVGSKDQLGIEGTGVIRRIGNGVRDLLPGDKVIVMSSGLLRTRVIIDRKRCFKLPRGMSLQDGATMTSVFATAIYSLLHVGQLRKGQTVLIHCACGGVGLASIQICQLVGAEIFATVGNEEKVEYLVKHHGIPRTSIFNSRNASFRESLMKATNGRGVDIVLNSLAGELLHASWECVAQFGKMIELGKRDFLTNGMLSLNPFAGNRAFFGVDMLQLTQCDMEVFNGLVRQFEAWYVDGKIQPIQSVTHFDASKVSEAFRFLQRGTHIGKVVLAMPHDGISLPPGPDSQHHVEFSPDASYLLVGGLGGVGRAISTWMVENGARHLTYLSRSAGTNPADKAFIKELQELGCSVECVRGSVAIIEDVRKAITRCRMPLKGVFQMSLSLEDRPFPDMKYDEWKAALAPKVQGTWNLHDAVADIQLDYFVLFGSLVGTCGRPHQVNYAAANSFLEGFSQYRRQLGLPCSVLSLGPIEEVGVVSRDPKMLQTMRGAGIWLLSEAELLEGLRLALLECQFPSSNLEAPSKVGTLPDKVSAPLLVGLGSTRLIADSSPLSLWGDDLRFSRYAQLTTSESQEGSQSRNSALRDLIAGFRADPSTILREDARALLKQELCLLIATYSVAAQEIDAEERLQMQIDSLMSIEIRSWVRCNMQLDVSLPDISKAKTFGGLLDLIMERLKAKYLSSSN